A single genomic interval of Juglans regia cultivar Chandler chromosome 1, Walnut 2.0, whole genome shotgun sequence harbors:
- the LOC109009661 gene encoding uncharacterized protein LOC109009661 isoform X1, whose protein sequence is MPGNILVSVREFFGLPSSSPSSPISLKVSMGKIEYQTSDKEEFSFCSDFHSPLTTLRDNLIVALLDADGKEISRAGVETKSIVERGLWDDLFLLEGGGHVQMKLQFVLNEDERNRIRMMRESALKMKHDELLKRSIHSPKSDTTAGGNVALSLDLSNEASAVSVKEEASKACLVSNPINFSEVEKSGSESIKGIHPDQNQSTSNDADQYEELLLAMPASQGVDVHLIEVSHRETMEENESRTLPAEFPTRAICSVGVLSVESGLDVAATSNSISHDLEETMAHSHQKQTQPGKTRSNVRKMISAFEGSLSQDMWSQVKPPPTEFQSSKSITEAPLKSQHLNKAKTRITKAEDSIPGRPTNPFLAEELKHGPTYFRKREEQISLLGHKSSQDSCQLEELNNDKFQIIGTMPSLENKFKAVNKEVDKEEEKCHQDLMQASTFETPTVSGRMLDEHSGRHPHNLFIDKQDSCSNPVIEESRRGIQTKNVQNMDVEGASRHRLESVEYNVNKHSLFESSGVWIFPVEARRLCVTTGGTKMIDLMGGYSMEPEVHQGKLNLSTRDNVEEHSVDAGIAVKVNKDEKTCHEIRNSKHERSENTETSGGLVGQVVKVAIMIGFGLLVLLTRQKNNRNCR, encoded by the exons ATGCCTGGAAACATCCTGGTTTCAG TTCGGGAATTCTTCGGGCTTCCATCGTCGTCACCTTCTTCACCTATATCCTTAAAAG TTTCCATGGGGAAAATAGAGTACCAAACTTCAGATAAGGAAGAGTTCTCTTT TTGTTCTGATTTTCACAGCCCATTAACAACCCTCCGAGACAACTTGATTGTTGCACTTTTGGATGCTGATGGGAAAGAAATATCACGTGCAG GGGTTGAGACCAAGTCTATAGTGGAGAGAGGTCTTTGGGATGACCTTTTTCTCCTAGAAGGAGGTGGTCACGTGCAGATGAAGTTGCAGTTTGTCCTCAATGAAGACGAGCGCAACCGAATTCGAATGATG AGAGAATCGGCTTTGAAAATGAAACATGATGAGCTTCTCAAGCGTAGTATTCATAGTCCTAAGAGTGATACTACTGCTGGTGGTAATGTTGCATTGTCTTTGGACTTAAGCAATGAGGCCTCAG CAGTAAGTGTCAAAGAGGAAGCCTCCAAAGCTTGTTTGGTATCAAATCCTATTAATTTCAGCGAGGTTGAAAAATCTGGTTCTGAGAGCATAAAAGGAATACATCCTGATCAGAATCAATCAACCTCA AATGATGCAGATCAATATGAAGAGTTGTTATTGGCAATGCCTGCATCACAAGGAGTTGATGTCCATCTTATTGAAGTAAGTCACAGGGAAACAATGGAGGAGAATGAGAGTAGGACACTTCCTGCTGAATTTCCTACAAGAGCCATTTGTTCCGTTGGAGTGCTTTCTGTAGAATCAGGATTAGATGTTGCTGCCACAAGCAATTCAATATCTCATGATCTGGAAGAAACTATGGCTCATAGCCATCAGAAGCAGACTCAGCCTGGGAAAACCCGTAGCAAcgtaaggaaaatgataagtGCCTTTGAAGGCAGTCTATCTCAG GATATGTGGTCTCAAGTGAAGCCACCACCAACAGAATTTCAGTCAAGTAAGTCTATAACAGAAGCTCCTTTAAAAAGTCAGCACTTAAATAAAGCAAAGACAAGAATTACTAAAGCAGAAGACTCAATACCAGGAAGACCAACTAATCCTTTTCTTGCAGAGGAGTTGAAACATGGCCCAACCTATTTCAGGAAAAGAGAAGAACAAATTAGCTTACTTGGACATAAATCATCTCAGGACAGTTGCCAACTGGAAGAGTTGAACAATGACAAATTTCAGATTATTGGAACAATGCCAAGTCTTGAGAATAAATTCAAGGCAGTGAATAAAGAAGTAGataaagaggaagagaaatgtCATCAAGATTTGATGCAAGCATCGACATTTGAAACACCTACAGTATCAGGGAGGATGCTTGATGAGCATTCAGGTAGACACCCTCATAATTTGTTTATTGATAAGCAAGATTCTTGTTCCAATCCAGTCATAGAGGAGAGTAGAAGGGGAATTCAAACTAAAAATGTTCAAAACATGGATGTTGAAGGAGCTTCAAGACATAGATTGGAATCAGTAGAATATAATGTAAATAAGCATTCCTTATTCGAAAGCTCTGGTGTCTGGATATTTCCAGTTGAAGCAAGACGCTTGTGTGTAACGACTGGGGGTACAAAAATGATAGATCTAATGGGTGGTTACAGTATGGAGCCGGAGGTCCATCAAGGGAAGTTAAATCTCTCTACGAGAGACAATGTGGAAGAG CATAGTGTGGATGCTGGAATTGCTGTTAAGGTGAATAAAGATGAGAAGACTTGCCACGAAATAAGGAACTCAAAACATGAAAGATCAGAGAATACTGAGACTTCTGGAGGACTGGTGGGACAG GTAGTAAAAGTTGCAATCATGATAGGATTTGGATTGCTTGTTCTTCTTACCAGACAAAAGAATAACAG GAACTGCAGATAA
- the LOC109009661 gene encoding uncharacterized protein LOC109009661 isoform X3, with protein sequence MPGNILVSVREFFGLPSSSPSSPISLKVSMGKIEYQTSDKEEFSFCSDFHSPLTTLRDNLIVALLDADGKEISRAGVETKSIVERGLWDDLFLLEGGGHVQMKLQFVLNEDERNRIRMMRESALKMKHDELLKRSIHSPKSDTTAGGNVALSLDLSNEASAVSVKEEASKACLVSNPINFSEVEKSGSESIKGIHPDQNQSTSDQYEELLLAMPASQGVDVHLIEVSHRETMEENESRTLPAEFPTRAICSVGVLSVESGLDVAATSNSISHDLEETMAHSHQKQTQPGKTRSNVRKMISAFEGSLSQDMWSQVKPPPTEFQSSKSITEAPLKSQHLNKAKTRITKAEDSIPGRPTNPFLAEELKHGPTYFRKREEQISLLGHKSSQDSCQLEELNNDKFQIIGTMPSLENKFKAVNKEVDKEEEKCHQDLMQASTFETPTVSGRMLDEHSGRHPHNLFIDKQDSCSNPVIEESRRGIQTKNVQNMDVEGASRHRLESVEYNVNKHSLFESSGVWIFPVEARRLCVTTGGTKMIDLMGGYSMEPEVHQGKLNLSTRDNVEEHSVDAGIAVKVNKDEKTCHEIRNSKHERSENTETSGGLVGQVVKVAIMIGFGLLVLLTRQKNNRNCR encoded by the exons ATGCCTGGAAACATCCTGGTTTCAG TTCGGGAATTCTTCGGGCTTCCATCGTCGTCACCTTCTTCACCTATATCCTTAAAAG TTTCCATGGGGAAAATAGAGTACCAAACTTCAGATAAGGAAGAGTTCTCTTT TTGTTCTGATTTTCACAGCCCATTAACAACCCTCCGAGACAACTTGATTGTTGCACTTTTGGATGCTGATGGGAAAGAAATATCACGTGCAG GGGTTGAGACCAAGTCTATAGTGGAGAGAGGTCTTTGGGATGACCTTTTTCTCCTAGAAGGAGGTGGTCACGTGCAGATGAAGTTGCAGTTTGTCCTCAATGAAGACGAGCGCAACCGAATTCGAATGATG AGAGAATCGGCTTTGAAAATGAAACATGATGAGCTTCTCAAGCGTAGTATTCATAGTCCTAAGAGTGATACTACTGCTGGTGGTAATGTTGCATTGTCTTTGGACTTAAGCAATGAGGCCTCAG CAGTAAGTGTCAAAGAGGAAGCCTCCAAAGCTTGTTTGGTATCAAATCCTATTAATTTCAGCGAGGTTGAAAAATCTGGTTCTGAGAGCATAAAAGGAATACATCCTGATCAGAATCAATCAACCTCAG ATCAATATGAAGAGTTGTTATTGGCAATGCCTGCATCACAAGGAGTTGATGTCCATCTTATTGAAGTAAGTCACAGGGAAACAATGGAGGAGAATGAGAGTAGGACACTTCCTGCTGAATTTCCTACAAGAGCCATTTGTTCCGTTGGAGTGCTTTCTGTAGAATCAGGATTAGATGTTGCTGCCACAAGCAATTCAATATCTCATGATCTGGAAGAAACTATGGCTCATAGCCATCAGAAGCAGACTCAGCCTGGGAAAACCCGTAGCAAcgtaaggaaaatgataagtGCCTTTGAAGGCAGTCTATCTCAG GATATGTGGTCTCAAGTGAAGCCACCACCAACAGAATTTCAGTCAAGTAAGTCTATAACAGAAGCTCCTTTAAAAAGTCAGCACTTAAATAAAGCAAAGACAAGAATTACTAAAGCAGAAGACTCAATACCAGGAAGACCAACTAATCCTTTTCTTGCAGAGGAGTTGAAACATGGCCCAACCTATTTCAGGAAAAGAGAAGAACAAATTAGCTTACTTGGACATAAATCATCTCAGGACAGTTGCCAACTGGAAGAGTTGAACAATGACAAATTTCAGATTATTGGAACAATGCCAAGTCTTGAGAATAAATTCAAGGCAGTGAATAAAGAAGTAGataaagaggaagagaaatgtCATCAAGATTTGATGCAAGCATCGACATTTGAAACACCTACAGTATCAGGGAGGATGCTTGATGAGCATTCAGGTAGACACCCTCATAATTTGTTTATTGATAAGCAAGATTCTTGTTCCAATCCAGTCATAGAGGAGAGTAGAAGGGGAATTCAAACTAAAAATGTTCAAAACATGGATGTTGAAGGAGCTTCAAGACATAGATTGGAATCAGTAGAATATAATGTAAATAAGCATTCCTTATTCGAAAGCTCTGGTGTCTGGATATTTCCAGTTGAAGCAAGACGCTTGTGTGTAACGACTGGGGGTACAAAAATGATAGATCTAATGGGTGGTTACAGTATGGAGCCGGAGGTCCATCAAGGGAAGTTAAATCTCTCTACGAGAGACAATGTGGAAGAG CATAGTGTGGATGCTGGAATTGCTGTTAAGGTGAATAAAGATGAGAAGACTTGCCACGAAATAAGGAACTCAAAACATGAAAGATCAGAGAATACTGAGACTTCTGGAGGACTGGTGGGACAG GTAGTAAAAGTTGCAATCATGATAGGATTTGGATTGCTTGTTCTTCTTACCAGACAAAAGAATAACAG GAACTGCAGATAA
- the LOC109009661 gene encoding uncharacterized protein LOC109009661 isoform X5 codes for MPGNILVSVREFFGLPSSSPSSPISLKVSMGKIEYQTSDKEEFSFCSDFHSPLTTLRDNLIVALLDADGKEISRAGVETKSIVERGLWDDLFLLEGGGHVQMKLQFVLNEDERNRIRMMRESALKMKHDELLKRSIHSPKSDTTAGGNVALSLDLSNEASAVSVKEEASKACLVSNPINFSEVEKSGSESIKGIHPDQNQSTSNDADQYEELLLAMPASQGVDVHLIEVSHRETMEENESRTLPAEFPTRAICSVGVLSVESGLDVAATSNSISHDLEETMAHSHQKQTQPGKTRSNVRKMISAFEGSLSQDMWSQVKPPPTEFQSSKSITEAPLKSQHLNKAKTRITKAEDSIPGRPTNPFLAEELKHGPTYFRKREEQISLLGHKSSQDSCQLEELNNDKFQIIGTMPSLENKFKAVNKEVDKEEEKCHQDLMQASTFETPTVSGRMLDEHSGRHPHNLFIDKQDSCSNPVIEESRRGIQTKNVQNMDVEGASRHRLESVEYNVNKHSLFESSGVWIFPVEARRLCVTTGGTKMIDLMGGYSMEPEVHQGKLNLSTRDNVEEHSVDAGIAVKVNKDEKTCHEIRNSKHERSENTETSGGLVGQVVKVAIMIGFGLLVLLTRQKNNR; via the exons ATGCCTGGAAACATCCTGGTTTCAG TTCGGGAATTCTTCGGGCTTCCATCGTCGTCACCTTCTTCACCTATATCCTTAAAAG TTTCCATGGGGAAAATAGAGTACCAAACTTCAGATAAGGAAGAGTTCTCTTT TTGTTCTGATTTTCACAGCCCATTAACAACCCTCCGAGACAACTTGATTGTTGCACTTTTGGATGCTGATGGGAAAGAAATATCACGTGCAG GGGTTGAGACCAAGTCTATAGTGGAGAGAGGTCTTTGGGATGACCTTTTTCTCCTAGAAGGAGGTGGTCACGTGCAGATGAAGTTGCAGTTTGTCCTCAATGAAGACGAGCGCAACCGAATTCGAATGATG AGAGAATCGGCTTTGAAAATGAAACATGATGAGCTTCTCAAGCGTAGTATTCATAGTCCTAAGAGTGATACTACTGCTGGTGGTAATGTTGCATTGTCTTTGGACTTAAGCAATGAGGCCTCAG CAGTAAGTGTCAAAGAGGAAGCCTCCAAAGCTTGTTTGGTATCAAATCCTATTAATTTCAGCGAGGTTGAAAAATCTGGTTCTGAGAGCATAAAAGGAATACATCCTGATCAGAATCAATCAACCTCA AATGATGCAGATCAATATGAAGAGTTGTTATTGGCAATGCCTGCATCACAAGGAGTTGATGTCCATCTTATTGAAGTAAGTCACAGGGAAACAATGGAGGAGAATGAGAGTAGGACACTTCCTGCTGAATTTCCTACAAGAGCCATTTGTTCCGTTGGAGTGCTTTCTGTAGAATCAGGATTAGATGTTGCTGCCACAAGCAATTCAATATCTCATGATCTGGAAGAAACTATGGCTCATAGCCATCAGAAGCAGACTCAGCCTGGGAAAACCCGTAGCAAcgtaaggaaaatgataagtGCCTTTGAAGGCAGTCTATCTCAG GATATGTGGTCTCAAGTGAAGCCACCACCAACAGAATTTCAGTCAAGTAAGTCTATAACAGAAGCTCCTTTAAAAAGTCAGCACTTAAATAAAGCAAAGACAAGAATTACTAAAGCAGAAGACTCAATACCAGGAAGACCAACTAATCCTTTTCTTGCAGAGGAGTTGAAACATGGCCCAACCTATTTCAGGAAAAGAGAAGAACAAATTAGCTTACTTGGACATAAATCATCTCAGGACAGTTGCCAACTGGAAGAGTTGAACAATGACAAATTTCAGATTATTGGAACAATGCCAAGTCTTGAGAATAAATTCAAGGCAGTGAATAAAGAAGTAGataaagaggaagagaaatgtCATCAAGATTTGATGCAAGCATCGACATTTGAAACACCTACAGTATCAGGGAGGATGCTTGATGAGCATTCAGGTAGACACCCTCATAATTTGTTTATTGATAAGCAAGATTCTTGTTCCAATCCAGTCATAGAGGAGAGTAGAAGGGGAATTCAAACTAAAAATGTTCAAAACATGGATGTTGAAGGAGCTTCAAGACATAGATTGGAATCAGTAGAATATAATGTAAATAAGCATTCCTTATTCGAAAGCTCTGGTGTCTGGATATTTCCAGTTGAAGCAAGACGCTTGTGTGTAACGACTGGGGGTACAAAAATGATAGATCTAATGGGTGGTTACAGTATGGAGCCGGAGGTCCATCAAGGGAAGTTAAATCTCTCTACGAGAGACAATGTGGAAGAG CATAGTGTGGATGCTGGAATTGCTGTTAAGGTGAATAAAGATGAGAAGACTTGCCACGAAATAAGGAACTCAAAACATGAAAGATCAGAGAATACTGAGACTTCTGGAGGACTGGTGGGACAG GTAGTAAAAGTTGCAATCATGATAGGATTTGGATTGCTTGTTCTTCTTACCAGACAAAAGAATAACAG ATAA